The nucleotide sequence CCTCGCGTCGTCCTCGGTCCCTGCGATTTCCCCGGCCCCTGTCGTGCCGCTGTTCGACCTGCCGCGGTCCCGGGCGCTTCCCTCGAGGTTAGCCATGCACGTAGCCCCCCTTCTTCTGGTAGCGCAGGATGTCCATGAAGCTCTCGATGCGGGTCTCGAGGCCGGCGGTGCCGCTCTGAGCGTCGATGGTGAGATTCAGGATGGGCTTGCCCTGGATGCAGCGCATGATGGCGTCGTCGGTCATGGAGTCGGGCCCGCAGGGGAATGCGCTCACCAGCACGATGCCGTCGATGCGCTCGTGCAGCAGCAGGATAGCGCCGACAAGCTCGCGGTTCACCACCCAGGGCATGGTGTCCGAGAAGTCGAAGCTGGCCTTGAGCGCGCGCCCGTGGTCGGCCTCGTCGGCGTAGAGCACCGTGGCGCCCAGGCGTTCGAGCGCATCCGTCACGCTGCCGCCCAGGTAGGGGTCGTGCGCCAGGTAGGGGTGTGCCACCAGCAGGATGGCCAACGGCCGCCCCGCGCCCTGCGTGGCCTCCAGCGAGGCCAGCAGCCGCTCCTGCGCGCCCGCCGCCGTGCGATCGGCGCGCTCCTGGGCGTGCGATGCCGCCCTCCAGGCCCGCTTCGCTTCGCGCGGGCTGGCGCCGAAGCGCCCGCCCAGCTCGAGGAACGCGTCGCGCAGCGACGAGCGCCCCTCCAGTGCGTCTGCCAGGCATGAAGCCACGCGCACGCCGCGGTCGCGGAAGGTGTTCGCCACCAGGTCGGGCAGCGCCTGGAACTTCGTGCAGAACCCTTGGCGCCGCCCCAGGTTGCCCATGCTCGGCACGAAAAGCGCGTCGCAGGAGCCCAGCAGGCTCTCGGCGTGTCCCAGGTAGGCCTTCGACGCCAGGCAGCACTCGTCCACGGACAATGCCTCGCCCGCCTCCATGAGCGCGCGGTCCGTCGGGCGGCTCAGCACCACCTCGCGCCCCAGCTCGCCGAAAAACGTCTCCCACAGCGTGCCGTAGCGGTAGTACAGCAGCGCCCGCGGGACGCCCACGCGCTGCACGTCGGCGCAGTCGCCCTGTTTGAGGATGCCCATGCGGCCCTTTCGCTCGCCCCGATGATGGCTCCATGGTATCGCTTCGCAGCCAGGGGGTCCGCCGACCCAGGCGTTCGCCACAAACCTTCCAAGCAGCGGGATGCGTCGCGGGCCGGGCAATGCGCAGGGGGCGGCATGCAGCCTCTCTTCGGGCTGGCGGCCGCTATCTGGTGCAGTCGGGCTGCTGTCCCGCGCCACAGCTCTGCAACCGTAAGGTTTCAAAAGAAGTTGAATGAGCTTGGCTGCATGAAAAGGTGACATTTGTCGCTGTAAAGTTCAAAGGATAGGGTAACGAGGAGCGTTTGGGGGCAAAGTCGTTGAATATCAAGCAGATCCGCTACTTTGCCGCGGTCGTCGAGCACGGCAGTCTGTCCGCGGCGGCAAAGGGTCAGTACGTAACCGTGCAGGCGGTGTCGAAGGCCATCGCCGACCTCGAGCGCGAGCTGGGCCAGCGCCTGTTCGTGCGCGAGAGCCGCGGCGTGCATCCCACGCCGTTCGGCAAGGCGTTCTATCAAAAGGCCTTGCCGGTTCTGGATGATTTCGGCGAGCTGGAGGCCTTCGCCAAGCTCTATCACGAGAGCGTCCTTCCCGATGCGCTTCGCCTCGCGCTGTGCTCGCCTGCGTTTTACGGTTACGAGCAGGCTTGCGCGAGCATAGCCTTGTTCGCGAACCGGGGCCTCGGCCTCGATTCGACCGTGATGCTGGAGACCGGCACGCAAGGATTGTTCTCGTTGCGGGCAGGCGACTATGATGCGCTCATCACCATCGGCACGCTTTCGACTCCCGATACCGACTGCATGCCGGTTGGGACGGTCGCACCGGGGGTGGTTATGTCCAAGTCGCATCCCCTGACCGGTCAGGACGAGGTGAGCTTGGCCGATCTTTCGGACTATCCCATTGCAGTGTCGCAGGAATTCGACAGCTTCAACGAGTCCATCGTCGCGGTGTACCGCAGGCGTAAGGTGGACGCGATGTTCGTGCCGATCATACCGGAGAAGTTCGACGAGCATCTCGAGGTCCATCATGGCGTGTGCCTCATGGTGCATATCCCGGCATTGGGCGAGATGTACCCTGGTACGGTCATCAAGCCTCTGGCCTCCGGCGACGCGGTTGCCATTCCCCTCTGCCTGGTAAGCATGAAAGACCGCAAGTCGCCGGCTTACCTTGCCTTCGAGCGTTGGCTTGCGAGCGAGCTGATCGTGGTCGGAGGGGGAGGGATCGCCTCGTCCCCTCGATGAGGAAGCGTGCGATACGGTGTTCGTATCTCTGCCATGGCAAATCGTAGGGCGACTTGAAAAAATATTTGAAGGGTTTTTCTGATCGGTGGGCGGCAGGGAGGGCCGGGTACAATGGCACGCTGTTACGCTCGTTCTCGGTACGATAGGGTGCGTCGTTGAACATAAAGCAAATCACATACTTGACCGCGGTCGTCGAGCACGGCAGTCTGACCGCGGCGGCGAAAGACCTGTACGTAACCGTGCAGGCGGTGTCGAAGGCCATCGCCGACCTCGAGCGCGAGCTGGGCCAGCGCCTGTTCGTGCGCGAGAGCCGCGGCATGCGTCCCACGCCGTTCTGCCAGGAGTTCGGCAAGAAGGCGCTTGATGTTATCGCCGGGTTCGACAGCTTGGAGGCGTTCGCCCGGTCTTACGGCGAGCGCGGCGGCCTGCCCGATCGACTTCGGCTTGCGCTGAACACGCCGGCCTTTCCCGGCAACGAGATGGTGCGCGAGAACACGGCCTCGTTCACGCGGGCACGTCTCGGTATCGAGGTGACGTACGAGCTTGCCACGGGAGAGGCAGGATTCGAAGGGCTTGCGGACGGCACGTACGATGCCATCGTCACCGTAGGGGCGTTCCGCCATGGCGATGTGGAGTGCTTCCCCGTGGGCACCGTTCCGGCAGGCGTCATGATGGGCTCGCGGCATCCGCTCGCCCAGAAGGACGTCGTCAGCCTGGAAGACCTCGCGCGGTATCCCATGGGCCTTTCAAGCTGGTTCGACGACGCGAACGACACCATCGTCGAGCACTACCGCGAACAGGATGCGCACTTGAATTTCGTCGAGCTGGCGCTTGCGGATGTCGTGCGGTTCCTTAGCGAGGGAGGCATCATCTTCACGACGGGCATTCCCGCGCTCGGCCGCGTTGACCCTTCCCTGACGGTGCGCGTGCTGGCGCCGGAAGACGCCGTGCCCGTGCCCATCTGCCTTGTCTGCCTTAAGGGACGCGGTGCCATGATGCGATCCGTGGTGGAGAAGCTGCGCTTGGGCGACGGCGGGCTTCCGTTCCTGAAGTAGCGCGTCCGAAGGCTCCCTTTAACGACGGGCTGCATCTAAACTCCCAGAACGCAAGCCCGGCCTGGGGACCGCCTCGCAGGACAAGGGCTCTGCCCTACGAGGCGGTCTCGCCGTAAGGCAAGGGCAGAGCCCTTGCCTTACGCTCGACCCGGGACAGACGACGAGGCGAAACTTTCATACCGCACCTTCTCGCTACTTGCGCTTTTTAAGCCCCATCCAGATGAGCGCGGCCAGCGCGGCGCCTGCGAGCGGGGCCGCGATGAATACCCACACCTGCGAAAGCGCGCCGGCATCGCCGGAGACGGCCATCATAAGGGCCGGGCCGAAGCTGCGTGCCGGGTTCACGGACGTGCCCGTAAGCGGAATGCCCATGATGTGCACGAACGCCAGCGTGAGGCCGATGATGATGCCGGCGTAGGGCGCCGTGCGCTCGTCGGCTGTCGAGCCCAGCACGCTGAGCACGAAGATGCAGGTGAGGATCACCTCGACGATAAGGGCTCCCACCAGGGATATTCCCACGGCGGACGCGGCTCCGTAGCCGTCGCAGCCAAGGCCCGTGGCAGCCACGCCTCCCAGGTCGCACATGCTTATGACGAGCGCGAGCACGGCCGCGGCCACGATGCCGCCGACGAACTGCGCGACCCAGTAGCCCACGAGGTCCTTGCCCGACAGGCGCTTGTCCAGGAACAGGCCGAACGATACGGCCGGGTTGATATGGCACCCCGACACGTTGCCGATGACGAACGCCATCGCCACGATGGAAAGGCCGAACGCCATGGCTATGCCGAGCGTGCCTAGCGTCGCGCCTGCCACGGCGGCGCTGCCGCAGCCGAACAGCGTGAGCACGAACGTGCCGAACGCCTCTGCGGCGTACTTTTTCATCGATGATGCTTCCATATTGAGGCTCCCCTTGCTTTCGATAAGCGAATGCTTGCGCGGGCTCATGCGCTGCACGGGCCCGATGCGTTCTTGCCTGTGCGCGCCCGCGATGCGCGGTTGCTTGCGGGCGCGCCGATTCCTCTGCCGGCCGTTACTTGGTTTTGCCGATGCGGCAGATCGTGCTGCCGCACACGGGGCACGTGCCCTTCGTGATGGGCTTGCCGTTCTTCGTGGTACTGGCCACGGGGTCAGCCATGACCTTCTTCTCCTTGCACTTCATGCAGTACGCCTCGACCGCCATGGGTGGTCTCCTCTCCTTTGAAAATAGTTGGCGCTGTTATCGTCGTTTGACCGTAACCCCATGTCAATACGGTTAAAATGTAGTTGAAAGGGTTGACAGCGCACGTTGGCCGACCGTTCTTTGACACGCGGTTGCCAGCGGGCGTATGATCAAGGCATGCCGTTCGTCGAAAAACAGTTCAGCCCGAAGGTGGTGCTGGTCGCCATGCTGGTGGGCACCTTCGTGGCCTCAGTCAGCCAGAGCATGCTCACGAGCGCCCTTCCTGCTGTTATGCGCGAGTTCGGCGTGGATGCCACGCTGGGGCAGCTGCTTACCACGTCGTATATGTACACGTTGGGCATCGTGGCCGCGTTCTCGGCGTTCCTCATCACCCGCTGCAACGTGCGCTGGCTGTTCCTGGGCGCGCTCGCCCTCTTCGCGGCTGGCTGCGCGCTCGCGTACAACGCCACGGCCTACCCGCTGCTGCTGGCTGCACGGCTCATGCAGGCGTGCGGCACGGGCGTGCTCATGCCCCTCATCCAGGTGGTGGCGCTGGAGATCTACCCGAAGGACCAGTACGGCCAGGCCCTGGGCCTGGTGGGGCTGGTGTTCGGGTTCGCGCCGGTCGTGGGTCCCACGCTGTCGGGCATCATCACGGATGCGCTCGGATGGCGCACCATCTTCCTGCTGCTGGGTTTCGTGGCCGTGGCGTCGCTTCTGGCCTCGTCGCTTGTGGTGCGCGACGTGGGCAGGCACGAGCGCATCGCGCTCGACGTGCCGTCCGTGCTGCTGTACACGTTCGGGTTGGTCGTGTTCATGGTGGGAGTGACGGGCCTCGAGCAGTTCGGGTTCCTCGATGCGCGCGCCTTCGGGCCCACGCTCGCGGGCGTGGCGCTGGTGGCGGTGTTCGCCGTGCGGCAGATGCGCCTGCGCAAGCCGTATTTGAAGCTTAGGCTGTTCGGCAACCGCGTGTTCCGCACGGGGGTGCTGCTGCTGGTGGTGGCGCAGATGGCCATGATGGCGTCGGCTCTGCAGGTTCCGCTCTACCTGCAGGAGATCCACGGGTTCTCGGCCACGCAGTCGGGGCTCACGCTGCTGCCGGGTGCGCTGTGCATGCCGCTGCTGAACCCGGTGACGGGGCGCCTGTTCGACCGCTTCGGCGGCAAGCTCGTGGGCATCGCGGGCTTCTCGCTTCTCATAGCGGGCACGGCCTCGTTCATGTTCTTCTCGGATTCAACGCCCGTGGTGCTGGTGGCGGCCCTGTACCTGGTGCGCATGGTGGGCGTGGCGTTCATTCTCATGCCCATGACGGCGTACTGCATGACGGACCTGGGCGGGGACGACCTTCCCCAGGGCACGGCCATCGTGAACTCGCTGCGGCAGATCTGCGGGTCCCTGGGCTCGTCGGTCATGGTGGCCGTGGTGGCGCACGCGTCGGCGGGCGCGGCGGTGGTTGCCGGGGCGGGTGTGAGCATGCACGGGTTCAGCGTGTCGTTCGGCCTGCAGGCAGCGTTGCTGGGCGTGTCGCTCGTGGGGACCATCGTGTTCGTGCATGGCAAGCGTCACGGCAAGGATGCGAAGGGCGCGGCTGCGGCCTGACGGGCGGCGCCGCGGACTCGGGCGGCGCACCTGCGGCGCGCGGCCTGGCGCTCCCTCGGCGGGGCACACCGGCCTGGGCGGGTTGCCGCAGGTTCCGCGCGCTCGAGTCCGCGGCGCGGGAGCCGTCTACCAGGCTACCGTCACGCCGGCCCAGTCGAGGATGCCCTTGTCCATGTTGTACACGTTGGTGAAGCCGTTGTTGATGAGCTGCGCGCAGGTTTTCCGGGCGCGGTTGCCGGTGCGGCAGTAGGCGAGCACCGGGGCATCGCGGTCGAGCCCTTCGAGCTCCGGAGGAAGCTGGTCGAAGCTGTCGTAGCGCATGTTCAGCGAATCGCGCAGATGCCCGTCGCCGTACTCCTGCGGCGAGCGCACGTCCAGGATGGTCACGCCGCCCCGGTCGACCAGGTCCTCGGCGGCCTCGCTTGAGATCAGGTGGTAGGCGCCCGAGTCGAGCGCCCGTTGCTCCTCGGCCGTGATGATGACTTTGACCGAGCCTTCCCCGTCTGCCATGCTGTCCTCCCGCCTGCCCTTCCCGACACGGCGAGCGGGGGAAGGACGTAAATGTATCTAAGATAATTACAGTTTATGACGGTAACAGTAATTCTCTTCGCGGGGCCTGTCAAGCGGAAGTTCCCCTGCGCGGTGAAAAAACCGGGCAGCCGCTTGCGCGGGGGCGCACGCGTCCCTGCGCAAGCGGCTGCCATCGGCGAGGGTGCAGGGCCGCACGGGATCTGCACCCGCACCGCCACGGGCGCAGGGCCGCGTGCTACCCTACTTGCGCGAACAGGTCGTTGAACGCCTCGCTCATGGTGGGATGCGTGTACACGGCGTCGCGCAGCACCTGGTAGGGAAGCCCGGCATCCATGGCCAGCTTTATTGTGTTTATCATCTCGTAAGACTCCTCGCAGAACAGATGGGCGCCCAGGATGCGGCCGGTGCCGGCATCGACAACGGCTTTCAACAGCCCCGTGGGCTTCTGCAGCAGCTGCGCCTTCGGGATGGCCGCGGCGGGCAGCTTCGCCACCTTCACGTCGAAGCCGGCGGCACGCGCCTCCTGCTCGGTCATGCCCGCGCGCGAGAGCGGCGGGTCCAGGAACACGCTGTAAGGCACGGTGCCGCGGTTCGCCGTGGTTCGCGCGCCGTCGCCCAGCACGTCCGCCTTCACGATGCGGGAGTCGTCGAGCGAGATGTAGGTGAACTGCAAGCCGCCCGCCACGTCGCCCAGCGCCCAGATGTTCGGCGCGGTGGTGCGCAGGTGCTCGTCGGTGCGCACGGCGCCGCGTTCGGTGAGCTCCACGCCGGCCGCCTCGAGGTTGAGGCCGT is from Gordonibacter urolithinfaciens and encodes:
- a CDS encoding LysR family transcriptional regulator, whose amino-acid sequence is MGAKSLNIKQIRYFAAVVEHGSLSAAAKGQYVTVQAVSKAIADLERELGQRLFVRESRGVHPTPFGKAFYQKALPVLDDFGELEAFAKLYHESVLPDALRLALCSPAFYGYEQACASIALFANRGLGLDSTVMLETGTQGLFSLRAGDYDALITIGTLSTPDTDCMPVGTVAPGVVMSKSHPLTGQDEVSLADLSDYPIAVSQEFDSFNESIVAVYRRRKVDAMFVPIIPEKFDEHLEVHHGVCLMVHIPALGEMYPGTVIKPLASGDAVAIPLCLVSMKDRKSPAYLAFERWLASELIVVGGGGIASSPR
- a CDS encoding aquaporin, which codes for MEASSMKKYAAEAFGTFVLTLFGCGSAAVAGATLGTLGIAMAFGLSIVAMAFVIGNVSGCHINPAVSFGLFLDKRLSGKDLVGYWVAQFVGGIVAAAVLALVISMCDLGGVAATGLGCDGYGAASAVGISLVGALIVEVILTCIFVLSVLGSTADERTAPYAGIIIGLTLAFVHIMGIPLTGTSVNPARSFGPALMMAVSGDAGALSQVWVFIAAPLAGAALAALIWMGLKKRK
- a CDS encoding rhodanese-like domain-containing protein, which translates into the protein MADGEGSVKVIITAEEQRALDSGAYHLISSEAAEDLVDRGGVTILDVRSPQEYGDGHLRDSLNMRYDSFDQLPPELEGLDRDAPVLAYCRTGNRARKTCAQLINNGFTNVYNMDKGILDWAGVTVAW
- a CDS encoding LysR family transcriptional regulator yields the protein MNIKQITYLTAVVEHGSLTAAAKDLYVTVQAVSKAIADLERELGQRLFVRESRGMRPTPFCQEFGKKALDVIAGFDSLEAFARSYGERGGLPDRLRLALNTPAFPGNEMVRENTASFTRARLGIEVTYELATGEAGFEGLADGTYDAIVTVGAFRHGDVECFPVGTVPAGVMMGSRHPLAQKDVVSLEDLARYPMGLSSWFDDANDTIVEHYREQDAHLNFVELALADVVRFLSEGGIIFTTGIPALGRVDPSLTVRVLAPEDAVPVPICLVCLKGRGAMMRSVVEKLRLGDGGLPFLK
- a CDS encoding acyl-CoA dehydratase activase-related protein yields the protein MGILKQGDCADVQRVGVPRALLYYRYGTLWETFFGELGREVVLSRPTDRALMEAGEALSVDECCLASKAYLGHAESLLGSCDALFVPSMGNLGRRQGFCTKFQALPDLVANTFRDRGVRVASCLADALEGRSSLRDAFLELGGRFGASPREAKRAWRAASHAQERADRTAAGAQERLLASLEATQGAGRPLAILLVAHPYLAHDPYLGGSVTDALERLGATVLYADEADHGRALKASFDFSDTMPWVVNRELVGAILLLHERIDGIVLVSAFPCGPDSMTDDAIMRCIQGKPILNLTIDAQSGTAGLETRIESFMDILRYQKKGGYVHG
- a CDS encoding DUF5679 domain-containing protein codes for the protein MAVEAYCMKCKEKKVMADPVASTTKNGKPITKGTCPVCGSTICRIGKTK
- a CDS encoding DHA2 family efflux MFS transporter permease subunit, giving the protein MPFVEKQFSPKVVLVAMLVGTFVASVSQSMLTSALPAVMREFGVDATLGQLLTTSYMYTLGIVAAFSAFLITRCNVRWLFLGALALFAAGCALAYNATAYPLLLAARLMQACGTGVLMPLIQVVALEIYPKDQYGQALGLVGLVFGFAPVVGPTLSGIITDALGWRTIFLLLGFVAVASLLASSLVVRDVGRHERIALDVPSVLLYTFGLVVFMVGVTGLEQFGFLDARAFGPTLAGVALVAVFAVRQMRLRKPYLKLRLFGNRVFRTGVLLLVVAQMAMMASALQVPLYLQEIHGFSATQSGLTLLPGALCMPLLNPVTGRLFDRFGGKLVGIAGFSLLIAGTASFMFFSDSTPVVLVAALYLVRMVGVAFILMPMTAYCMTDLGGDDLPQGTAIVNSLRQICGSLGSSVMVAVVAHASAGAAVVAGAGVSMHGFSVSFGLQAALLGVSLVGTIVFVHGKRHGKDAKGAAAA